The genomic segment ACTTATTGTTTTGAGATTATATTTTTTAGCAGTTTCTTTCGTTACAGCAAGTGTATAGGTATTATTAAATCCCATCTGTTTTAATACTTCTATATTATACTTATCTTTAAAATCTTTTTTTACTGTATTATAAACTTCTTCTACATCTGATATAGGTTTATACTTTAATTCATCTCCATAGGCTGTACCCGTATAATCTACAGACATATCAACATCTCCATTTTGCATAGCTGAAAATATAACCTGAGTACCACCTAATGCAAATTTACGATTAACTGAAATATCTGTTTTTCTTTCAATAAGCTCTGATAATATATTTCCTAAAATCTCTTGTTCAGTAAAGTCCTTGCTACCAATTGTAATAACTTTTTTATTAGAAATCTTTTTAGATAATCCACTTACTGCAAAAATCCCAATAAGTAAACATGCAGTTGCTGCTAATATACCTTTTTGTATTTTTCTAGCTCTTATTTTTGCTTCTTTGGATTTATTATTAGCTTTTTGCAAACTGATTGGTGTAACAAGTTTTTCCACAATACTAAATAATCCATCTACTAATAATGCTAATACACATGCAGGTATTGCTCCTGCTAAAATTTGATAATTGTTAACAGTTCTTATACCAGAAAAGACTAAATATCCTAGACCACCGCCACCAATAAAGGCTGCCATAGTCATAAGTCCTACTGCTGTAACTGCTGAAATTCTTATTCCTGACATTATTACTGGTAGTGCTAATGGAATTTGAACCTTAACTAAAACTTGAAATTTAGTAAGTCCTATTCCCTTTGAAGCCTCTAGCATGTCTGAATTTATACTATCAATCCCTGTTGTTGTATTTTTTATAATTGGCAATAATGAGTATAGTACTACCATTACAATCGCTGGCGGTGTACCAATCCCTAAGAACGGTATTGCAAATCCTAGCAGTGCCATACTTGGAATTGCTTGTACAACACTAGCTATTCCTAAGATTGGCTTGTTTAGCTTTTTCACATAGCTTGTAAGAATTCCTAGTGGCATACCAATTATTATTGCTATCCCAACTGATAATGCTGTAAGCTTAATGTGTTCAAGCAGCAATGTAATTATCTGATCTTTTGATGTAAATATATAATTTAAAAATTCGTTCATACTAATTCACCTCTTCCATATCTAAAAATTGACTACTTAAAGTTGTTACCAAGCTACTTTTGGTAATTATGCCTTT from the Clostridium beijerinckii genome contains:
- a CDS encoding glycine betaine ABC transporter substrate-binding protein, with protein sequence MNEFLNYIFTSKDQIITLLLEHIKLTALSVGIAIIIGMPLGILTSYVKKLNKPILGIASVVQAIPSMALLGFAIPFLGIGTPPAIVMVVLYSLLPIIKNTTTGIDSINSDMLEASKGIGLTKFQVLVKVQIPLALPVIMSGIRISAVTAVGLMTMAAFIGGGGLGYLVFSGIRTVNNYQILAGAIPACVLALLVDGLFSIVEKLVTPISLQKANNKSKEAKIRARKIQKGILAATACLLIGIFAVSGLSKKISNKKVITIGSKDFTEQEILGNILSELIERKTDISVNRKFALGGTQVIFSAMQNGDVDMSVDYTGTAYGDELKYKPISDVEEVYNTVKKDFKDKYNIEVLKQMGFNNTYTLAVTKETAKKYNLKTISDLSKVSNDITATTTLEFLNREDGLVGLSKKYNLNFKNTVGIDGSPRYAALMNKESDVIDAFSTDGLLKKYDLSVLKDDKNFFPPYYAVPVVRAEILKKYPEIQPLVEEVGDLLNNDVMGELNYEVDELKKDPKDVAVEFLQKNGLI